Proteins encoded in a region of the Panthera uncia isolate 11264 chromosome B2 unlocalized genomic scaffold, Puncia_PCG_1.0 HiC_scaffold_24, whole genome shotgun sequence genome:
- the RHAG gene encoding ammonium transporter Rh type A isoform X2 produces the protein MIFVGFGFLMTFLKNYGFSSVGINLLIAALGLQWGTFMWGIVHNHGQKIHIGIKNMINGDLSTATVLISFGAVLGKISPTQMLAMTILEIAAFVGNEYLVGEIFEASDIGASMTIHAFGAYFGLAVAGILYQPSLRKGHEMEKSAYHSDLFAMIGTLFLWMFWPSFNSVIAETGEKQYMAIVNTYFSLVACVLTAYAFSSLVEKRGRLDMVHIQNATLAGGVAVGTCADMKIHPYGSMIIGSIAGIVSVLGFKFLTPFFTTKLRIHDTCGVHNLHGLPGVVGGLASIVAIALGASKTSTMAMQAAALGSSIGTAVVGGLITGLILKFIVRGQPSERNFFDDSVYWEVSKQDNHQHM, from the exons ATGATATTTGTTGGGTTTGGCTTCCTCATGACCTTCCTGAAAAATTATGGCTTCAGTAGTGTGGGCATCAATCTACTCATTGCTGCTTTGGGCCTCCAATGGGGCACTTTTATGTGGGGGATCGTGCACAACCATGGACAGAAAATTCACATTGGAATCAAAAA cATGATAAATGGAGACCTCAGTACAGCCACAGTCTTGATTTCTTTTGGAGCTGTCCTGGGAAAAATAAGTCCAACCCAAATGCTGGCCATGACAATACTAGAAATTGCTGCCTTTGTTGGCAATGAATATCTGGTTGGTGAGATATTTGAG GCCTCTGACATCGGAGCATCAATGACCATCCATGCTTTTGGGGCATACTTTGGCTTGGCGGTAGCAGGCATCCTGTATCAGCCAAGCTTGAGGAAGGGGCACGAGATGGAGAAGTCTGCGTACCACTCAGATCTGTTTGCCATGATTG GGACTCTTTTCCTGTGGATGTTTTGGCCCAGCTTTAATTCAGTCATCGCTGAAACTGGAGAGAAACAGTACATGGCCATCGTAAATACATACTTCTCTCTTGTCGCCTGTGTGCTCACAGCCTATGCATTTTCCAGCCTTGTTGAAAAGAGAGGCAGGCTTGATATG GTTCACATTCAGAACGCAACCCTTGCTGGAGGAGTTGCTGTGGGCACCTGTGCGGACATGAAGATCCACCCGTATGGTTCTATGATCATTGGGAGCATTGCAGGAATTGTCTCTGTGCTTGGGTTCAAGTTCCTGACT ccattttttaccACTAAACTGAGGATCCATGATACATGTGGTGTTCATAACCTGCATGGCTTACCTGGTGTGGTAGGAGGCCTCGCAAGCATTGTGGCGATAGCCTTGGGAGCATCTAAGAC GTCTACCATGGCCATGCAGGCAGCTGCTCTAGGTTCTTCTATCGGAACGGCAGTTGTTGGAGGGCTGATCACAG
- the RHAG gene encoding ammonium transporter Rh type A isoform X1 has protein sequence MKLKFPMVAIVLEVAMIILFGYFVEYETEQINLQQPNTTNSTKVDRFLELHSLFQDVHVMIFVGFGFLMTFLKNYGFSSVGINLLIAALGLQWGTFMWGIVHNHGQKIHIGIKNMINGDLSTATVLISFGAVLGKISPTQMLAMTILEIAAFVGNEYLVGEIFEASDIGASMTIHAFGAYFGLAVAGILYQPSLRKGHEMEKSAYHSDLFAMIGTLFLWMFWPSFNSVIAETGEKQYMAIVNTYFSLVACVLTAYAFSSLVEKRGRLDMVHIQNATLAGGVAVGTCADMKIHPYGSMIIGSIAGIVSVLGFKFLTPFFTTKLRIHDTCGVHNLHGLPGVVGGLASIVAIALGASKTSTMAMQAAALGSSIGTAVVGGLITGLILKFIVRGQPSERNFFDDSVYWEVSKQDNHQHM, from the exons ATGAAGCTCAAATTCCCTATGGTGGCCATCGTCTTGGAGGTTGccatgattattttatttggatACTTTGTCGAGTATGAAACGGAGCAGATCAATCTCCAGCAACCTAACACCACCAACTCAACAAAAGTGGACAGATTTCTTGAGTTACATTCTC tgtttcAAGATGTACATGTAATGATATTTGTTGGGTTTGGCTTCCTCATGACCTTCCTGAAAAATTATGGCTTCAGTAGTGTGGGCATCAATCTACTCATTGCTGCTTTGGGCCTCCAATGGGGCACTTTTATGTGGGGGATCGTGCACAACCATGGACAGAAAATTCACATTGGAATCAAAAA cATGATAAATGGAGACCTCAGTACAGCCACAGTCTTGATTTCTTTTGGAGCTGTCCTGGGAAAAATAAGTCCAACCCAAATGCTGGCCATGACAATACTAGAAATTGCTGCCTTTGTTGGCAATGAATATCTGGTTGGTGAGATATTTGAG GCCTCTGACATCGGAGCATCAATGACCATCCATGCTTTTGGGGCATACTTTGGCTTGGCGGTAGCAGGCATCCTGTATCAGCCAAGCTTGAGGAAGGGGCACGAGATGGAGAAGTCTGCGTACCACTCAGATCTGTTTGCCATGATTG GGACTCTTTTCCTGTGGATGTTTTGGCCCAGCTTTAATTCAGTCATCGCTGAAACTGGAGAGAAACAGTACATGGCCATCGTAAATACATACTTCTCTCTTGTCGCCTGTGTGCTCACAGCCTATGCATTTTCCAGCCTTGTTGAAAAGAGAGGCAGGCTTGATATG GTTCACATTCAGAACGCAACCCTTGCTGGAGGAGTTGCTGTGGGCACCTGTGCGGACATGAAGATCCACCCGTATGGTTCTATGATCATTGGGAGCATTGCAGGAATTGTCTCTGTGCTTGGGTTCAAGTTCCTGACT ccattttttaccACTAAACTGAGGATCCATGATACATGTGGTGTTCATAACCTGCATGGCTTACCTGGTGTGGTAGGAGGCCTCGCAAGCATTGTGGCGATAGCCTTGGGAGCATCTAAGAC GTCTACCATGGCCATGCAGGCAGCTGCTCTAGGTTCTTCTATCGGAACGGCAGTTGTTGGAGGGCTGATCACAG